One part of the [Synechococcus] sp. NIES-970 genome encodes these proteins:
- a CDS encoding hypothetical protein (conserved hypothetical protein) — MKTAAKSPRELFPGIYAFVPNRETLGGTAYFIAGTDGGLLVDCPPWYPETLAFLTAQGGVHTLYITHRAAISNQVAKIQQALNCDIVIQEQEAYLMPEATVTPFRDQWEQGDFQGIWTPGFSPGASCLYYGQGAGYLFTGRHLLPNQRGEILALRTAKTFHWGRQCQSIRKLCARFETGRLEYLLPAANTGFLRGTGYLTDAYSKLTQAIALSESQPLFNL; from the coding sequence TTGAAGACTGCCGCTAAATCTCCCCGGGAACTATTTCCTGGAATCTATGCCTTTGTCCCCAATCGAGAAACCCTCGGCGGCACCGCCTACTTTATCGCAGGAACCGACGGTGGCTTGTTAGTCGATTGTCCACCTTGGTATCCAGAAACCCTGGCTTTTCTGACAGCCCAAGGGGGCGTGCATACCCTTTACATTACCCACCGGGCAGCGATTAGTAACCAGGTGGCAAAAATCCAGCAGGCCCTCAACTGCGACATTGTAATCCAAGAACAAGAAGCTTACCTGATGCCCGAAGCGACGGTGACCCCCTTCCGTGACCAGTGGGAACAAGGCGACTTTCAAGGGATTTGGACGCCAGGATTTTCTCCGGGGGCTTCCTGCCTCTACTATGGCCAAGGGGCAGGTTACCTTTTTACAGGCCGTCATCTTCTGCCGAATCAAAGGGGGGAAATTCTGGCGCTACGCACCGCCAAAACCTTTCATTGGGGTCGCCAGTGCCAAAGTATTCGCAAACTCTGCGCCCGCTTTGAAACAGGCCGTTTAGAATACCTGCTTCCCGCTGCGAATACTGGCTTCTTGCGCGGCACCGGTTATTTGACGGACGCCTACTCAAAACTGACTCAGGCGATCGCCCTCTCTGAAAGCCAGCCATTATTTAACCTTTGA